ACTTCCAGAGCGAGATCGATGACGAGCGGCCCCTGCTGGTCGATTTCTGGGCCGAGTGGTGCGGGCCCTGCCGCATGGTGGCGCCGGTACTCGACGAGCTGGCCGACGAGCTGCAGGGCAAGGTCCGAATCGGCAAGCTGAACGTCGATCAGAACCAGGAGCTGTCGATGAAGTTCGGA
The genomic region above belongs to bacterium and contains:
- the trxA gene encoding thioredoxin; the protein is MANDNIIELTADNFQSEIDDERPLLVDFWAEWCGPCRMVAPVLDELADELQGKVRIGKLNVDQNQELSMKFGVQSIPTFVLFKGGEVADRMMGAMPKAAFEKFIEKNVDVAPADAAAG